The following coding sequences lie in one Silvanigrella aquatica genomic window:
- a CDS encoding lytic transglycosylase domain-containing protein yields the protein MFLKNLQMTRQTLTLSLLFLSQAYYVLESRSLDLKVDLPPEAGMKPVLYYNPIVNHVPDTNSFKSSQKKEELDSKNQKKNAQKILKQEQEIIEDISYANKLGDIPPPPQSLSNSKNKVGANKQIQNVETQNSKSNLSKTRQMRDDNSILEQPNLLTSSPSMDYGKDPFPMLPCIENNVKFWGRVYTEIDLNEAFLHDKNNLAKVYASVTLPQNKTQRSEFMDKERKKYAKILDNISNKLKVPQNKWTKEERRIAKLFKKTELTYHNLQDAITNLRFQTGLKSQFDAGVQRSINYLPSVYPIVKQSGLPIELALLPHVESSYNSKAGSKVGAMGLWQIMPATMRMFEGADAVNKRTDPALSTRAAMKILKSDYAKIQNWPLTLTAYNHGVNGMLRAIDETGSRDLCKVIDHYSSPSFRFASSNFYAQFLAARKVAMHKYTVLAKKGKGGSSLVLRRTVLSAKGGSLK from the coding sequence ATGTTTCTAAAAAATCTGCAAATGACTCGTCAGACACTGACATTATCATTATTATTTCTTTCTCAAGCTTATTATGTCTTGGAATCACGCTCTCTGGATTTAAAAGTGGATCTCCCGCCTGAAGCGGGTATGAAACCTGTTTTATATTATAATCCTATTGTAAATCATGTTCCTGATACAAATTCATTTAAATCCTCTCAAAAAAAAGAAGAGTTAGACTCTAAAAATCAGAAAAAAAATGCTCAAAAAATATTGAAACAGGAGCAGGAAATTATTGAGGATATTTCTTATGCTAATAAATTAGGCGATATTCCACCGCCGCCTCAGAGTCTATCGAATTCTAAAAATAAAGTAGGCGCCAATAAACAAATACAAAATGTGGAAACACAAAATTCAAAAAGTAACTTGTCAAAAACACGGCAAATGCGCGATGACAATTCTATTTTAGAACAACCTAATTTATTGACCTCAAGTCCTTCAATGGACTACGGCAAAGATCCTTTTCCGATGTTGCCTTGTATTGAAAATAATGTGAAATTTTGGGGAAGAGTTTATACAGAAATCGATTTAAATGAAGCTTTTTTACATGATAAAAACAATTTAGCAAAAGTTTATGCCAGTGTTACATTGCCGCAAAATAAAACACAACGTTCAGAATTTATGGATAAAGAACGCAAAAAATATGCAAAAATTCTGGATAATATTTCAAATAAACTTAAAGTACCACAAAATAAATGGACTAAGGAAGAGCGCAGAATTGCAAAGCTTTTTAAAAAAACAGAGTTGACGTATCACAATTTGCAAGATGCCATTACGAATTTGCGGTTTCAAACGGGGTTAAAGTCACAATTTGATGCCGGGGTGCAACGTAGTATTAACTATTTGCCTTCTGTTTATCCTATTGTTAAACAAAGCGGTTTGCCTATTGAACTTGCATTACTCCCCCATGTAGAAAGTAGCTATAATTCTAAAGCGGGCTCAAAAGTGGGTGCCATGGGTTTATGGCAAATCATGCCCGCTACCATGCGTATGTTCGAAGGAGCCGATGCCGTAAATAAAAGAACCGATCCGGCTCTTTCCACCAGAGCTGCTATGAAAATATTAAAAAGTGATTATGCTAAAATTCAAAATTGGCCACTAACATTAACTGCTTACAATCATGGCGTGAATGGCATGTTGCGTGCTATTGATGAAACCGGTTCCCGTGATTTATGCAAGGTTATTGATCATTATAGTTCTCCCTCTTTTCGCTTTGCTTCAAGCAACTTCTATGCGCAGTTTCTTGCAGCGCGTAAGGTGGCTATGCACAAATACACCGTGTTGGCAAAGAAAGGAAAAGGGGGGTCGAGTTTAGTTTTGCGACGTACCGTTCTTAGTGCAAAAGGTGGATCTTTAAAATGA
- a CDS encoding ABC transporter permease, which yields MSRINRLIFPALLAILLLFILEFILQKAMVPEYIIPLPSKVANVILTDWEIILQNTQVTALEWIIGIFLAILFGFLLAFCSFKFEKVRSILAPLLVISQSVPYLVFTPLLMIWLGLGMAPKVVLVVLTCSFPISIVLQQDLLNAKKEYELIVEMLHIKPIQAFFHIYLPYSLPGFFNALKISVSYSFGSAVLAELMGSESGLGIYLLRSQATYRTDKVIAAVLVIILISILSTTMVSYLRNKIVFWQVSKH from the coding sequence ATGTCTCGCATAAATAGATTGATTTTTCCAGCCTTATTAGCAATTCTTTTGCTTTTCATACTCGAATTTATATTACAAAAAGCTATGGTACCAGAATATATTATCCCTTTGCCTTCAAAGGTTGCAAACGTCATTTTAACAGACTGGGAAATAATTTTACAAAATACTCAAGTGACAGCTTTAGAATGGATAATTGGTATTTTTCTTGCTATTTTATTTGGTTTTTTATTGGCTTTTTGTTCTTTTAAATTTGAAAAAGTTCGTTCCATTTTAGCCCCACTTCTTGTTATATCTCAAAGTGTACCTTACTTGGTCTTTACACCACTTCTCATGATTTGGCTAGGTTTGGGCATGGCTCCAAAAGTTGTCCTTGTGGTTTTAACCTGCTCATTTCCCATTTCCATCGTTTTGCAGCAAGACCTGCTGAATGCAAAAAAAGAATACGAGCTTATTGTGGAAATGCTCCATATAAAACCAATACAGGCCTTTTTTCATATTTATTTACCTTACTCCCTACCTGGTTTTTTTAATGCCTTAAAAATTAGCGTAAGTTATTCTTTTGGCTCGGCCGTTCTTGCCGAACTGATGGGCAGCGAAAGTGGCTTGGGTATTTATTTATTAAGGTCACAAGCAACCTACCGCACCGATAAAGTTATTGCCGCCGTTTTAGTCATTATTTTAATTAGTATTTTAAGCACAACAATGGTTTCTTATTTGAGAAATAAAATCGTTTTTTGGCAAGTGTCTAAACATTAA
- a CDS encoding ABC transporter ATP-binding protein, with product MIQINIQNYSYKNKIPVIKNIFINLTEGKITSLIGKSGCGKSTLLRVLMGMEQGALGNIIFNQNDFSLDKWNGKQNLFSMVPQIPHLFPWKNILNNITLAISNEKMLREQKSKEDIALNALKIVQMEEHFKKYPDEISLGMAQRVSLARALVLDSQAILLDEPFASIDAQTRYHLQDWLAHKILETNKYAILVTHDVREALLLSNEIHILSGSPSEIKKTYLKNEFQDCNPVSLEKEMIQFIGS from the coding sequence ATGATTCAAATAAACATACAAAATTATTCCTATAAAAATAAAATACCTGTCATTAAAAATATTTTTATAAATCTTACGGAAGGAAAAATAACTTCTCTTATTGGAAAGTCGGGTTGCGGCAAATCAACTTTATTAAGAGTGCTTATGGGAATGGAACAAGGCGCTTTAGGTAATATTATTTTTAATCAAAATGATTTTTCCTTGGACAAATGGAATGGAAAACAAAATTTATTTTCCATGGTTCCCCAAATTCCACATTTATTTCCCTGGAAAAACATTTTAAATAATATTACTTTAGCAATAAGCAATGAAAAAATGTTAAGGGAACAAAAATCAAAGGAAGACATTGCCCTCAACGCCCTTAAAATTGTACAAATGGAAGAACATTTTAAAAAATATCCTGATGAAATTTCTCTAGGAATGGCACAACGCGTTTCCTTAGCACGCGCCCTCGTCCTCGATAGCCAAGCCATTTTACTCGACGAACCGTTTGCCTCAATCGACGCCCAAACACGTTATCACTTGCAAGATTGGCTTGCGCATAAAATATTAGAAACAAATAAATATGCCATTTTAGTAACCCACGACGTACGTGAAGCCCTCCTCCTTTCAAATGAAATTCATATTCTTTCTGGCTCTCCTTCCGAAATAAAAAAAACATATTTAAAAAATGAATTTCAAGATTGCAATCCTGTTTCTTTAGAAAAAGAAATGATTCAATTTATTGGGAGTTAA